In Candidatus Aegiribacteria sp., the DNA window TCCACACCCATGTTGATTTTCGCGAGTCCGGCTTCCTTCATATGATCAAGCAATTCACCACTCAGAAGATCCGCCCGTACATTGCAGCACCATTTCAATTCAACACCCCGCGAAAGCATCTCATCGCATATGGCATGTACCCAGTCATGATCCAGTATGAAGGTGGAATCCTCGAACATGAATGCATTAATTCCGAATTTTTCTTTAAGATACTCAAGTTCATCAACGATATTGGACGGTGATCTCTTCCGAATTTTCTTTCCGAATATTTCGGACAGCGTTGGCTGACAGAATGTGCATTTGAACGGGCATCCTCTTGTAGCCATCACAGAGGTTCCGCGCAGAGACGAATCAATCCTGTCCATCGAATACCAGCTTGAGAAGTACTTTTCCATATTAAAAATTGACCTGTCCGGAAATGGAAGGGAATCAAGATTCTCCGTAAGAAGCAAACCTGGATTTCTTCTTGTTTCATCACCCGACATCCAGCAGGCTCCTGGAACATCATCCCACCGTCCGGTTTCAAGAATTCGTGAAAATGCTATCTCTCCTTCACCGGAATAGACGAAATCTGATTTCATCCTTCTGAGAGTATCCTCCGGCAGTACTGTCGCATGCGGTCCTCCCGCTGTAAAAACTGCATTAATTTCTGAACTCCGGATAATCTCCGCTACTCTTACCGCGGCTTTCAATTGTGGAGTAACAATGGATATTGCGATAAGATCAGGCTTGTAATTCAGCATCATGCTTTTGAAAGAATTGAACGGATCTTTCAGAAAAGACATGTCACACAGTTCCACTTCGCATCCGGATAATTTTGCCAGAGCGGACAGGCTCGCTATCCCGAGAGGCGGCTGACCGGACGGGTATCGTGTTTCCGGGAAAACAAACAGAATCCTATTGAATGCAGGCATTATTCTCCTCAACCCATCTGAGTTTTCTCGATACAAACAGAACCGAAGCGATGATAAGAACGGTCTCTACCGGAAGTCTGTAACGGATTCCACCGTGCGCAAGCGAATGCATGAGAAGATATACCAGGAAAAATGATGCCAGAAACAGAATTTTGCCATCTTTACGCCGCCGGATTATTTCTATTGTACCGAGCACCAGTAAAGGCAGGTACAGGAATAATCCGACAAGAATAAATATCGGATTGCTAATCGTTCCTCCTACAGGAGAAATGAACAGACCGAATCGAATAACGGACAAATAGAGAAAAAGTACCGGATTCGCGAATATGAACTGATTCGCTCTTTCCGAGAGAACGCTGCTTCTCTCCAGTTCGCTGTTTAATCCTTCCA includes these proteins:
- a CDS encoding B12-binding domain-containing radical SAM protein translates to MPAFNRILFVFPETRYPSGQPPLGIASLSALAKLSGCEVELCDMSFLKDPFNSFKSMMLNYKPDLIAISIVTPQLKAAVRVAEIIRSSEINAVFTAGGPHATVLPEDTLRRMKSDFVYSGEGEIAFSRILETGRWDDVPGACWMSGDETRRNPGLLLTENLDSLPFPDRSIFNMEKYFSSWYSMDRIDSSLRGTSVMATRGCPFKCTFCQPTLSEIFGKKIRKRSPSNIVDELEYLKEKFGINAFMFEDSTFILDHDWVHAICDEMLSRGVELKWCCNVRADLLSGELLDHMKEAGLAKINMGVESASQRVLDDIYNKGITVEGVQKALRLANDRGIVVQGYFMLGAPGETIEEMKRTIDFAAKQPFDDAVFDITTPFPHTMLWDMTKELINRDYSEFDCFHTSVYSLDGIEPGSIEKMKKMAFLKFYLQPSRIFRTIRTVLGPRNLKRTLLKARRV